A section of the Pediococcus inopinatus genome encodes:
- a CDS encoding ACP S-malonyltransferase, with amino-acid sequence MNTLWMFPGQGSQRQGMLSTTALSLRKQVTELTGIKLEDTDQGYMDSVQIQLSILILQLSQVDEMKATGWQPNLVAGHSLGVFAAAYAAGVIKTTDAIKIVALRAKEMQNAYPKGYGMGVIVGLLRNEVAAIVDSEFDEKAPVYVSNQNSQLQVTISGNIAGIKQILEKAKQKGAQKAKLLRVPVPSHSPLMRGVAKELTDALGKIQLQKPTCIYLADYNGHATRSVEEVAYDLGNNLAYPVYWDVMMDVAKEYLMDSAVEFSPGHVMTGLLKTKLPDMRTISMADMGLDDAKFLLTKWQKLS; translated from the coding sequence ATGAATACTTTATGGATGTTTCCAGGTCAAGGATCACAACGCCAAGGAATGTTATCAACCACGGCACTATCCTTACGAAAGCAGGTTACTGAATTAACTGGTATTAAATTGGAAGATACCGATCAAGGTTATATGGATTCTGTTCAGATTCAGTTAAGTATTCTAATTTTACAGTTAAGTCAAGTAGATGAAATGAAGGCTACGGGTTGGCAGCCCAATCTGGTCGCAGGGCATTCTCTGGGTGTTTTTGCGGCAGCGTATGCAGCAGGAGTAATTAAGACGACAGATGCAATTAAAATTGTTGCACTTCGAGCAAAAGAAATGCAGAATGCATACCCTAAAGGATACGGAATGGGCGTCATTGTTGGGCTTTTGCGTAACGAAGTGGCCGCAATTGTGGATAGTGAATTTGATGAAAAAGCGCCTGTTTATGTTTCCAATCAAAATTCACAATTACAGGTTACGATATCTGGAAATATTGCAGGAATCAAGCAAATTTTGGAAAAAGCAAAGCAAAAGGGTGCTCAAAAAGCAAAATTACTTAGAGTCCCAGTTCCATCGCACTCGCCTTTGATGAGAGGTGTTGCAAAAGAGTTAACGGATGCGTTGGGAAAGATTCAATTACAAAAACCAACTTGTATTTATTTAGCAGATTATAACGGCCATGCAACCAGAAGCGTTGAAGAAGTAGCTTATGATTTAGGAAATAATTTGGCCTACCCGGTGTATTGGGATGTCATGATGGATGTGGCTAAGGAGTATTTGATGGATTCAGCAGTTGAATTTTCACCAGGCCATGTTATGACCGGGTTACTTAAAACTAAGTTACCAGATATGCGGACCATTTCAATGGCGGATATGGGTTTGGATGATGCTAAGTTTTTATTAACAAAATGGCAGAAATTAAGTTAA
- a CDS encoding family 78 glycoside hydrolase catalytic domain — protein sequence MAFTFQINHDVNFDHNEKLLKKTEDNRTKLHHTTVEPVDLVDIIADHSAMNGFKAVSNKNKIESLADYSLGKNGKLVLDFGDHQVGRFSINIDSVGSPMDSPLFLHLTFAETPAEIGIDANSYEGWLSSAWISEEFIHLDVLPTRLELPRRYAFRYVEIEVKDSSPKWLASFSKPIVTTESAVSLQDVPKVEIKDPELKKIDEISIKTLHDCMQEVFEDGPKRDRRLWLGDLRLQALTNYKTFNNQKLVKRCLYLFGSMPTTDGKISANIFTNSNPIPDDTFMYDYSLFFISVLKDYFDNFRDTEVLNDLYPVAKKEMDLALEEVDSQGKLQPNEKWPVFVDWSNNFDKQTAGQAILIYVLKQFVELAKVQANEDAAKYQRLIEKYSNFAQKQLFDKTKGFFVSGSKQEINIASQVWMVLAHVLTDEQNKQLMTNGIKRFFPVTGIATPYMYHHIAEALFESDHQKEGIQLIKNYWGKMIQLGADTFWEAFKPEDLHFSPYGSPIINSYCHALSCTPTYLIRKYLINE from the coding sequence ATGGCTTTTACATTTCAAATTAATCATGATGTCAATTTTGATCATAATGAAAAATTATTAAAGAAAACTGAAGATAATCGCACAAAACTTCACCATACAACGGTAGAACCAGTTGATTTAGTCGATATTATTGCAGATCACTCGGCAATGAACGGTTTTAAAGCGGTGTCAAATAAAAATAAAATTGAGAGTTTAGCAGATTATAGCTTAGGTAAAAATGGTAAATTAGTTCTAGATTTTGGTGATCATCAAGTGGGACGCTTCAGTATCAACATTGATTCAGTGGGATCACCAATGGATTCACCACTATTTTTACATCTAACCTTTGCTGAAACGCCGGCTGAAATTGGTATTGATGCAAACTCTTATGAGGGTTGGTTAAGCAGTGCTTGGATTTCAGAAGAATTTATCCATTTAGATGTCTTACCGACACGGCTGGAATTACCAAGAAGATATGCGTTTCGATATGTTGAAATTGAAGTGAAAGATTCTTCACCTAAATGGCTGGCTAGTTTTAGCAAGCCAATTGTCACAACAGAAAGTGCCGTTTCGTTGCAAGATGTTCCAAAAGTGGAAATTAAAGATCCTGAGTTAAAAAAAATCGATGAGATAAGTATTAAGACCTTGCATGATTGTATGCAGGAGGTCTTTGAGGACGGACCTAAGCGAGATCGTAGGCTTTGGTTAGGGGATTTAAGGTTACAGGCTTTAACGAACTACAAGACGTTTAATAATCAAAAATTAGTTAAACGCTGCTTGTATTTATTTGGCTCAATGCCCACAACGGACGGAAAAATTTCTGCAAATATTTTTACTAACTCAAATCCAATACCGGATGATACATTTATGTATGATTATAGTTTGTTTTTTATTTCAGTATTGAAGGATTACTTTGATAATTTTCGTGACACTGAAGTTCTTAACGACTTATATCCCGTTGCAAAAAAAGAAATGGATTTGGCTTTAGAAGAAGTAGACAGTCAAGGAAAACTCCAGCCAAATGAAAAATGGCCAGTATTTGTTGATTGGTCAAACAATTTTGATAAGCAAACTGCTGGGCAAGCAATTCTCATCTATGTGCTGAAGCAATTTGTTGAGTTAGCTAAAGTGCAAGCAAACGAAGATGCCGCTAAATATCAACGGTTAATCGAAAAGTATTCTAACTTTGCGCAAAAACAGTTATTTGATAAGACAAAGGGATTCTTTGTTAGTGGCTCTAAACAAGAAATTAATATTGCTAGTCAAGTATGGATGGTTCTGGCACATGTATTGACTGATGAGCAAAACAAACAGTTAATGACCAATGGCATAAAACGATTTTTCCCGGTGACTGGCATTGCAACACCGTACATGTACCATCACATTGCGGAAGCATTGTTTGAATCGGACCATCAAAAAGAAGGAATTCAATTGATCAAAAATTATTGGGGTAAAATGATTCAATTGGGTGCTGATACTTTTTGGGAAGCCTTTAAACCTGAGGATCTTCACTTCTCACCATATGGTTCTCCGATTATTAATAGTTATTGCCATGCGTTGAGCTGCACGCCGACGTATTTAATTAGAAAATACTTAATTAATGAATAA
- a CDS encoding LysR family transcriptional regulator — protein sequence MNLTHLRYFSVVASQESITKASELLFVSQSAVSKTIKQLESELNVQLFDRVGRTIKLNRAGKLFYSYVNDSLNLLDRGISSVSGGIKTSEQPISILFEVGSTLIPQIVNRIQKNLPNVRLNIAQHVQMDTDLQQYDFIVTTRKIPKYFTAPIISEEIFVGWKSDYPNNTINPSTLINTQFVGLGSHNQLRKTIDTYFEQHQLTIKFKYETDDPATVRGLIDEGVGMTFIPAVTWQNVGNHLHLARLTPDVMRRTIYLCSSTHQLNNIQREISNELVEIFVDAQKHELKI from the coding sequence ATGAATCTCACTCACCTACGTTATTTTTCGGTTGTCGCCAGCCAAGAAAGCATTACAAAAGCATCTGAACTTCTTTTTGTATCACAATCTGCTGTAAGTAAGACCATCAAACAGCTCGAATCCGAGCTTAACGTACAGCTCTTTGATCGGGTAGGAAGAACTATCAAACTCAACCGTGCTGGTAAACTATTTTACAGTTATGTGAATGACAGTCTGAACTTGCTTGATCGGGGTATTTCCTCTGTGTCCGGTGGAATCAAAACTTCTGAACAACCAATCTCAATTCTATTTGAAGTCGGTTCTACTTTGATTCCTCAAATAGTGAACCGCATCCAAAAAAATTTACCCAATGTTCGTTTGAATATTGCTCAACATGTTCAAATGGATACGGATTTGCAGCAGTACGACTTTATCGTTACGACCCGGAAGATTCCGAAATATTTTACTGCCCCTATAATTAGTGAAGAGATTTTTGTTGGCTGGAAATCCGACTACCCAAACAACACCATAAATCCATCCACTCTGATTAACACGCAGTTTGTCGGCCTCGGCAGTCATAATCAACTACGAAAAACTATTGATACTTATTTTGAACAACATCAATTAACAATAAAATTTAAATACGAAACTGATGATCCAGCAACTGTCCGCGGCCTGATCGATGAAGGCGTTGGGATGACGTTTATCCCCGCAGTTACCTGGCAAAATGTCGGTAACCATTTGCATCTTGCCCGATTAACTCCTGATGTAATGCGTCGAACGATATATCTTTGTTCATCGACCCATCAACTAAACAATATTCAGCGAGAAATCAGCAACGAATTGGTTGAAATTTTTGTGGATGCTCAAAAACATGAATTAAAAATTTAG
- a CDS encoding acyltransferase — protein sequence MTTKTNTPAADVGDYMKVFACTAVMMQTVLSLVLTTGPSLNVQTGIGVVYNLVKYTAPAFIFGILFTTIRTNETSDLRNYGSYMSKQFSALFVPTFWWTLIYLICLPNVQQITKFHNITSFLWQFINGNAAPHLWYNTMMLQFIILMPFFWWLSRWTVKSTKRLYVVLAITIIGYFCWLLFYDHFVFYGSQMQNWYLLDRIFISFIIYGILGALAWKKHAQLENLLRKFWWLIAIVLVLSFVWTNAELSGFGHPVSLANAIYYKPSMTIYALAVIGLVAALAFMNIRQRSTILNPMHFLATYAYRAYLSNVFWLQLIWHVFGHSLGNVHPVWAIISCYIITWILSFVSAYLFHVGWFSIKNKIHG from the coding sequence ATGACAACAAAAACAAACACACCAGCAGCTGATGTTGGTGATTATATGAAAGTTTTTGCCTGTACTGCAGTTATGATGCAAACTGTCCTTTCACTTGTCTTAACAACTGGACCCAGTCTGAATGTGCAAACAGGAATCGGTGTTGTATATAATCTTGTGAAATATACAGCGCCGGCATTTATTTTTGGAATCTTATTCACAACCATTCGAACAAATGAGACTTCTGACCTTCGTAATTACGGAAGTTATATGTCTAAACAGTTTTCAGCTTTGTTCGTACCAACTTTTTGGTGGACGCTAATTTACCTAATTTGTTTACCGAATGTTCAACAAATTACCAAATTTCATAATATCACCAGCTTTTTATGGCAATTTATCAATGGTAATGCGGCTCCTCATCTTTGGTACAACACGATGATGCTTCAATTTATCATTTTGATGCCATTTTTTTGGTGGTTGTCACGGTGGACAGTGAAATCTACTAAACGCTTGTATGTCGTTTTAGCAATCACTATAATTGGTTATTTCTGCTGGCTATTGTTTTATGATCACTTTGTTTTCTACGGATCACAAATGCAAAATTGGTATTTATTGGATCGAATTTTTATTAGTTTTATTATTTACGGTATTTTAGGTGCTTTAGCTTGGAAGAAACACGCTCAGCTAGAAAACCTGCTTCGTAAATTTTGGTGGCTTATTGCGATTGTCCTTGTCCTCTCCTTCGTTTGGACCAATGCCGAATTAAGTGGTTTTGGACATCCCGTAAGTTTGGCCAATGCAATTTACTACAAACCATCAATGACGATCTATGCCTTAGCGGTAATCGGACTGGTTGCTGCTTTAGCATTTATGAATATTCGTCAACGCTCAACAATTTTAAATCCAATGCACTTTTTAGCTACTTATGCTTACCGTGCATATTTATCAAACGTATTTTGGTTACAACTTATCTGGCATGTATTTGGTCATAGTTTAGGGAATGTTCATCCTGTATGGGCAATTATCAGTTGCTATATCATTACTTGGATATTATCTTTTGTTTCTGCGTACCTCTTTCATGTTGGTTGGTTTTCGATTAAAAATAAAATTCATGGTTAA